The stretch of DNA CCAATTTCACCACATCCGCATGTGATTATTACAACAAAAGTGTATTTATTTAACTTCTACATCGAATGATACAAAAATTAGACTTTTGTTCAAATAAGTAAAAGACTAAAATATTTCAAAAAAGTGATTTGTTCGTGATGTATTAGGAATTTATTAAGTGGCGGACAGTAAGGGATTTTAAATAATCTATTTCCTATCTTTTCTTAAACTTTCCCAGATAACCTTATAAAGCCCTAAAAATAGGACACTTTATAAGTACCATATTACCCAAACTTTCATATAATAGTCTTATGTTTCATAAAAATTGGTTGCCAAAATGAGGGTTGTAAATGGCACATATTAAGTCAAAGAAGTATGCAGGAGATTTAATCCTGATCAAATTTTTAGAACGGCATAATCAAAGCAAGAAATTATCAGTTTAGTGCTGGTCTACTTATTGGAGATGGGTACACTTATATACAATTAAAAACTACTGTTTAGCTTTACCTTCATCTCTCTTTTCTAACAAAATTTTTCTATGTTCAAAGTACGAAAAAACTATTGGTACAACAAACAAACTAATTAACTCTACCAGCATTCCACCAAGTGTTGGTATAGCCATTGGTTTCATTACTTCACTACCAGTGCCTGTCGACCACATTATAGGTAGTAATGCTGCAACAGTTGTTGTAGTTGTCATAAGAAGTGGTCTTATTCTTCTCGAACTTGCCTCAATAATAGTCTCTTTTAATTCATTCCAATTATCAGGTGTATTTTTCTTCATTGATTGTTGTAAATATGTCATCTTAATAACACCATCATCAACAGCTATTCCAAAAAGAGCGATAAACCCTACCCAAACAGCTACAGAAGTATTAAAACCACCAACCCATAAAAGAATTAAACCTCCTGCAAATGCAATAGGAACTGCAGAGAATACAATTACTGCGTTTCGTAAACTTTTTATACCAAAATATATAATCACTAAATTGATAAACAATGCCAGTGGCATTAAAACCATCAATCTATTATTAGATCTGACTTGATTTTCATATTGACCTGCCCAAACTATTGAATAGCCTTCTGGCAAGTTAATCTTATCAATTTTATTTTTTGCCTCTTCTACAAATCCAATTAAATCACGGCCTCTTACATTAAGTAAAACCAGTGATCTAAGCATTCCATTTTCTGACTGAATAACAGACGGCCCTGTTACTACTTGGACATTAGCAAGCTCAACAATTGGTATATGATGTCCTAATGGACTAGGAACAAGGACTTTTTTTAATTCATCAATTCTATTTCGAAGTTCTTTTTTATATCGTACTCGTATAGGGTATCTATCTCTACCCTCATAAAACTGTCCAATAGTCATACCACCCACGGCTGTTTGAAGAATTTTATTTATTGTTCCTGTATTTATTCCATATCTGCTTGCTGCTATTCGATCTATATCAAATTCTATATATGGTTTACCGGTAATTTTTTCTGCATAAACACCATATGCTCCACTAATTTTTTCAACTTCTTTACCTATTTGTGCTGATATTTCCTCTAATGTTTTTAAATCATCACCAAAGACCTTTACACCAATTTGTGTTTTAATACCTGTTGATATCATAGAGATTCTATTTTCAATAGGAAATAACCATGCATTTACAAGTCCAGGAACTTGAAGTTCTTCATCAAGCTCATTCATAATGTCATAAATAGAAATACCATCAGGCCATTCATTTTTGGGAACTAACTTTACTACTGTCTCAAACATAGAAATTGGAGCAGGGTCTATGGCGGTATCAGCCCTTCCTAACTTTCCTATTGCGTCAGCCACAAGCGGATGTTCTTGAAGCTTTTTATCTATATAAGCCAATATTTCTCGTGCCTTAGTCATACTCACATCAGGTGTCGTAACCGGCATGTATAAGATTTCACCCTCATTCAATGATGGCATAAACTCTTTTCCTAATTTAGAATAAGCAAAGCCTCCCAAAAGTAATATCATTATAGGTAGAGTTAAAAAAAGTTTTCTATGTTCCAGCATCCAATGAAGTATCGGAATGTAAGTTTTTACAATCGTATTACTTACAGGGTTTTTTTCAATTGGTTTCAAATTTCCTTTTAGAAAATAGACTGCTAAGGCAGGTACTAAGACTATCGCAACAGTAACTGAACCGAACATAGCAAGGGTTTTTGCCCAGGCTAAAGGACCAAAAAGCTTTCCTTCACTATCTTCCAAACCAAAAACTGGTAAAAATGTAACTATGGTTGTAGAGACTGCAGTTAAAATTGCAGGGCCAACTTCACGGGATGCCTTTACAATTATTTCAACTCTGTCTTCTTTTGAGACATTGGGGTTTTGAGCTAAATTAGCATATATATTTTCAGTCATTATGATACCCATATCAATCATCGAACCAATGGCAATGACCAATCCAGATAAACTCATTACATTTGAATCTATTTCTAATAATTTCATAAGAATGAAACTAATACCGACACCTAGTGGAAGTGTCAATGAAACAAGTACAGAGGACTTAAAATGTAATAAAAACAACATAATTACAATAATAGAAATAATAATTTCTTGTGTTAAAGCAGAATAGACTGTACCAATAGTTCTTTCTATAACTTCTGTTCTATCATAAAAAGGTACTAATTCAACTCCCTTTGGCAATCCTTTCTTTACAATTTCTAATCTAGTTTTAACATTATCAAGAACCTCCTGAGGGTTCTCTCCATAACGCATGGTAACTACTCCACCAACCGATTCTATACCATTTTTATCAAGAGCCCCCCTTCTGAAACCTGCCCCTATCTGAACACTTGCTAAATCTTTTACTCTTATGGGAGAATTGTTCTTAACAGCTACAACAACATTTTCAATATCACTAATGTTTTTAAAAAAACCTTTTCCTCTAACAATAAATTCTCTATCACCCTCTTCAATAACTTCAGCACCTACATCGATATTACTATTTTGAATCGCTTTTACAAGTGTGGAAAAATGGACATCATAAGCAAAAAGATTATTAGGATCGACATCAATTTGGTACTCTTTGACAAACCCACCTATGCTAGCTACTTCACTTACACCTTTTACCCCTTGAAGTAAATAACGAACATAAAAATCCTGTAACGACCGAAGTTCTGCTAAAGATTTTGGATGTTTACTATCTTTTTTATTTTCAAGTGTGTACCAAAACACCTGTCCAAGACCGGTTGCATCTGGTCCCATAGTTGGAGTAACTTCAGAAGGTAGTTCAGAAGTAGCCGTTGAAAGTTTTTCTAAAATACGACTTCGACTCCAATAAAAGTCAATATCATCCTCAAAAATAACATAGATGATAGAAAAACCAAATGCAGAACTAGCACGAATATTTTTGACTCCAGGAATCCCTTGCATCATTACACTTAAGGGATATGTTATCTGTGCTTCAACATCTTTGGGTGAACGGCCTGGCCATTCTGTAAAAACGATTTGCTGGTTTTCTCCAATATCAGGTATTGCATCAATGCGAGCTGTATTCAAGCTAAACACTGACAATAACCCAATAATTACAAAACCTATGACAACCATTGCACGGTTTCGAATAGCTAATTCAATTAAATTTTGAATCATCTTATATCCTTAATGATTGTGTATCATTTCTGTAGTTGTTTTCATATCTTCATAACCACCAAAAAGTTGTGCTTGAGCATCTAAAAGAAAGTTACCTTCAATAACGACTTCCTCATTTTTTATTAAACCATTTTTTATTTCTATATAACCTTCAGACTCGTATCCAGTCAGTACAGCTTTTGCTTGAAAAGTTCTATTGTTTACTTTAACCCACACAACTTTTCTCTTTCCCGTATCAATAATTGCTGTTCGTGGAACTACTAAAGATTTACCATCCATTTCTATATTTAACACTGCATTTGCAACCATACCTGGTCTTAACTTACCCAAATCATTTTTTATCGTTGCTCTTACTTTTAATGTCTTAGATTTAATATCTAAAAATGGGTTTATAA from Sulfurovum xiamenensis encodes:
- a CDS encoding efflux RND transporter permease subunit, coding for MIQNLIELAIRNRAMVVIGFVIIGLLSVFSLNTARIDAIPDIGENQQIVFTEWPGRSPKDVEAQITYPLSVMMQGIPGVKNIRASSAFGFSIIYVIFEDDIDFYWSRSRILEKLSTATSELPSEVTPTMGPDATGLGQVFWYTLENKKDSKHPKSLAELRSLQDFYVRYLLQGVKGVSEVASIGGFVKEYQIDVDPNNLFAYDVHFSTLVKAIQNSNIDVGAEVIEEGDREFIVRGKGFFKNISDIENVVVAVKNNSPIRVKDLASVQIGAGFRRGALDKNGIESVGGVVTMRYGENPQEVLDNVKTRLEIVKKGLPKGVELVPFYDRTEVIERTIGTVYSALTQEIIISIIVIMLFLLHFKSSVLVSLTLPLGVGISFILMKLLEIDSNVMSLSGLVIAIGSMIDMGIIMTENIYANLAQNPNVSKEDRVEIIVKASREVGPAILTAVSTTIVTFLPVFGLEDSEGKLFGPLAWAKTLAMFGSVTVAIVLVPALAVYFLKGNLKPIEKNPVSNTIVKTYIPILHWMLEHRKLFLTLPIMILLLGGFAYSKLGKEFMPSLNEGEILYMPVTTPDVSMTKAREILAYIDKKLQEHPLVADAIGKLGRADTAIDPAPISMFETVVKLVPKNEWPDGISIYDIMNELDEELQVPGLVNAWLFPIENRISMISTGIKTQIGVKVFGDDLKTLEEISAQIGKEVEKISGAYGVYAEKITGKPYIEFDIDRIAASRYGINTGTINKILQTAVGGMTIGQFYEGRDRYPIRVRYKKELRNRIDELKKVLVPSPLGHHIPIVELANVQVVTGPSVIQSENGMLRSLVLLNVRGRDLIGFVEEAKNKIDKINLPEGYSIVWAGQYENQVRSNNRLMVLMPLALFINLVIIYFGIKSLRNAVIVFSAVPIAFAGGLILLWVGGFNTSVAVWVGFIALFGIAVDDGVIKMTYLQQSMKKNTPDNWNELKETIIEASSRRIRPLLMTTTTTVAALLPIMWSTGTGSEVMKPMAIPTLGGMLVELISLFVVPIVFSYFEHRKILLEKRDEGKAKQ